The genomic DNA ATAGCGGCCGACCACACCGTCACCGACCGGCTCGTCGAGGCGAACGAACGCTACGCCGCGGCGTTCGCCGACCCCGGCATGGACGCCCGCCCCGTACAGCGTGTCGCCGTGGTGGCCTGCATGGACGCACGCCTGGACCTGCACGCGGCGCTCGGCCTGAAGCTCGGCGACTGCCACACGATCCGCAACGCGGGCGGTGTCGTCACCGACGACGTGATCCGGTCCCTGACCATCAGCCAGCGGGCGCTCGGCACCCGCAGCGTGGCCCTCATCCACCACACGGGCTGCGGCATGGAGACCATCACCGAGGAGTTCCGGCACGACCTGGAGCTGGAGGTGGGCCAGCGTCCCGCGTGGGCGGTGGAGGCCTTCCGGGACGCCGACCAGGACGTGCGG from Streptomyces sp. CB09001 includes the following:
- a CDS encoding carbonic anhydrase, with product MDMTTSASVPAASESAIAADHTVTDRLVEANERYAAAFADPGMDARPVQRVAVVACMDARLDLHAALGLKLGDCHTIRNAGGVVTDDVIRSLTISQRALGTRSVALIHHTGCGMETITEEFRHDLELEVGQRPAWAVEAFRDADQDVRQSIERVRTSPFLLHTEDVRGFVFDVKTGLLREVDPA